A region of Piscinibacter gummiphilus DNA encodes the following proteins:
- a CDS encoding acyl-CoA dehydrogenase family protein yields the protein MNFEYTPEQQAFRQEVRTFLESALPADIRERAAAGKRLEKDDIVRWQKILHAKGWGCSSWPKEYGGTGWNSVQRHIFDEECAELGTPMQLPFGLKMVAPVIMRFANEAQKAHFLPRILSAEDWWCQGYSEPGAGSDLASLKTRAVRGTDADGEHYIVNGQKTWTTLGQYADWIFCLVRTSTEGRQQEGISFLLINMKTPGITVRPIIMLDGEHEVNEVWFENVRVPVENRVGEENKGWTYAKFLLGHERTGIAGVGRSKAALKRLKSLARRQPGDNGRPIIEDVRFRDRLAQVELELMALEITNLKVIAGEDKHLPPGPEASMLKIKGSEIQQLLTELTVQALGPYALPYLPERLEAGWTGEPLAPQYAPRDAAATGHYFNVRKTTIYGGSSEVQKNIIAQMILGL from the coding sequence ATGAACTTCGAATACACCCCTGAACAGCAGGCCTTCCGCCAGGAAGTCCGCACCTTCCTGGAGTCCGCGCTCCCGGCCGACATCCGCGAACGCGCCGCCGCGGGCAAGCGCCTCGAGAAGGACGACATCGTCCGCTGGCAGAAGATCCTCCACGCCAAGGGCTGGGGCTGCAGCAGCTGGCCCAAGGAATACGGCGGCACCGGCTGGAACTCGGTGCAGCGCCACATCTTCGACGAGGAGTGCGCCGAGCTGGGCACGCCGATGCAGCTGCCGTTCGGCCTGAAGATGGTCGCCCCGGTGATCATGCGTTTCGCCAACGAGGCCCAGAAGGCCCACTTCCTGCCGCGCATCCTGTCGGCGGAAGACTGGTGGTGCCAGGGCTACTCGGAACCGGGCGCCGGCTCCGACCTGGCCTCGCTCAAGACCCGCGCCGTGCGCGGCACCGACGCCGACGGCGAGCACTACATCGTCAACGGCCAGAAGACCTGGACCACGCTCGGCCAGTACGCCGACTGGATCTTCTGCCTGGTGCGCACGAGCACCGAAGGCCGCCAGCAGGAAGGCATCTCGTTCCTGCTGATCAACATGAAGACGCCGGGCATCACCGTGCGCCCCATCATCATGCTCGACGGCGAGCACGAGGTGAACGAGGTCTGGTTCGAGAACGTGCGTGTGCCGGTCGAGAACCGCGTGGGCGAGGAGAACAAGGGCTGGACGTACGCCAAGTTCCTGCTGGGCCACGAGCGCACCGGCATCGCCGGCGTGGGCCGCTCGAAGGCGGCGCTGAAGCGCCTGAAGTCGCTGGCCCGCCGCCAGCCGGGCGACAACGGCCGCCCCATCATCGAGGACGTGCGCTTCCGCGACCGCCTCGCCCAGGTCGAGCTGGAGCTGATGGCGCTCGAGATCACGAACCTGAAGGTCATCGCCGGTGAAGACAAGCACCTGCCGCCGGGCCCCGAGGCCTCGATGCTGAAGATCAAGGGCTCCGAGATCCAGCAGCTGCTGACCGAACTCACCGTGCAGGCCCTGGGCCCGTACGCGCTGCCGTACCTGCCGGAACGCCTGGAAGCCGGCTGGACGGGCGAGCCGCTCGCGCCGCAGTACGCCCCGCGCGACGCGGCGGCCACCGGCCACTACTTCAACGTGCGCAAGACCACCATCTACGGCGGTTCGAGCGAAGTGCAGAAGAACATCATCGCCCAGATGATCCTGGGCCTCTGA
- a CDS encoding acyl-CoA dehydrogenase family protein, whose translation MDFNFSEEQVAIQDSLRRFLTKDYGFEQRRAIAKSADGFSREAWATYAELGLLALPFSEEHGGLGGNSVDAMIVMETLGTNLALEPYLATVVVAGSLIADVGSDAQRDKLLGGITGGELLVSLAHQEPGARYNRQHVATSAKKEGDGWVLNGHKAVVLGAPSADQLLVSARTSGAAFDANGITLFVVDPKAAGVTVTGYTNQDGQRAGEVVLKNVKVGADAVLGKVDGALAGIERAIDRGIAGLCAEAVGIMTALNATTLDYLKQRKQFGVPIGKFQALQHRMAEMAIAAEQSRSMATLAALRADSTDAAERSRAVSGAKAYIGQALRKVGQDAVQMHGGMGVTDELMAAHYFKRLTIINSTFGDTDHHLARFSDTLLTA comes from the coding sequence ATGGATTTCAATTTCAGCGAAGAACAAGTCGCCATCCAGGACAGCCTGCGCCGCTTCCTGACGAAGGACTACGGCTTCGAGCAGCGCCGCGCCATCGCCAAGTCGGCCGACGGCTTCAGCCGCGAGGCCTGGGCCACGTACGCCGAACTGGGCCTGCTGGCCCTGCCGTTCTCCGAAGAACACGGCGGCCTCGGCGGCAACTCGGTCGACGCGATGATCGTGATGGAGACGCTCGGCACGAACCTCGCGCTCGAGCCCTACCTGGCCACAGTCGTCGTGGCCGGCAGCCTGATCGCCGACGTGGGCTCCGACGCCCAGCGCGACAAGCTGCTCGGCGGCATCACCGGTGGCGAGCTGCTGGTCTCGCTCGCCCACCAGGAGCCGGGCGCCCGCTACAACCGCCAGCACGTCGCCACCAGCGCCAAGAAGGAGGGCGACGGCTGGGTGCTCAACGGCCACAAGGCCGTGGTGCTCGGTGCGCCGTCGGCCGACCAGCTGCTGGTCTCCGCCCGCACGTCCGGCGCCGCGTTCGACGCGAACGGCATCACGCTGTTCGTGGTGGACCCGAAGGCCGCGGGCGTCACCGTCACCGGCTACACCAACCAGGACGGCCAGCGCGCCGGCGAGGTGGTGCTGAAGAACGTGAAGGTGGGTGCGGACGCCGTGCTCGGCAAGGTGGACGGCGCGCTCGCCGGCATCGAACGCGCGATCGACCGCGGCATCGCCGGCCTGTGCGCCGAGGCCGTGGGCATCATGACCGCGCTCAACGCCACCACGCTCGACTACCTCAAGCAGCGCAAGCAGTTCGGCGTGCCCATCGGCAAGTTCCAGGCGCTGCAGCACCGCATGGCCGAGATGGCCATCGCTGCCGAGCAGTCGCGGTCGATGGCCACGCTGGCCGCGCTGCGCGCCGACTCGACCGACGCCGCCGAACGCAGCCGCGCCGTGTCGGGTGCCAAGGCCTACATCGGCCAGGCCCTGCGCAAGGTGGGCCAGGACGCGGTGCAGATGCACGGCGGCATGGGCGTGACCGACGAGCTGATGGCCGCGCACTACTTCAAGCGCCTGACCATCATCAACTCGACCTTCGGCGACACGGACCACCACCTGGCCCGCTTCAGCGACACGCTGCTGACCGCCTGA
- a CDS encoding acyl-CoA dehydrogenase, producing the protein MSDIINRRDLDFQVFEVHDADSLTRRERHADHSRETFTATLDTAQAIATDKFAPHNRESDENEPTFDGQKVTIIPAVKEALEAYCAAGMMSPTKDYDQGGMQLPVLVAQAASAMFKSANGPTLSYAGLTSGNANVIQNFGTERQKKKYLASLLSGRFFGTMALTEPQAGSSLSDLTTSATPNGDGTYSIKGNKIFISGGDHEMTENIVHLVLARIPGAPAGVKGISLFTVPKFHTDEDGKIGARNDVALAGLIHKMGWRGTTSTMLSFGEKGQCIGELVGEEHKGLACMFQMMNEARIGVGMGAVMYGYRGYLASLQYARERPQGRLPGNKNPADPQVQLIEHADIRRMLLAQKAYVEGALSLGLYAARLVDDQRTGETEQVRTEAGLLLDLLTPIVKSWPSQWCLEANSLAIQIHGGYGYTREYPVEQYYRDNRLNMIHEGTHGIQALDLLGRKVMMQKGAALELLGREVRKTIAEAEGSEGLRPFGEALTAAWNDVLETVRKIGSVLADDGDRALANAAVFLEAFGHTVMAWTWLRQAIVASKALPSAASDDDRDFYLGKLRACQWFFRWELPRNGPQHALLRSLDDSTFTMSPSWF; encoded by the coding sequence GTGAGTGACATCATCAACCGCCGCGACCTCGACTTCCAGGTCTTCGAGGTCCACGACGCCGACTCGTTGACGCGCCGCGAGCGCCACGCCGACCACAGCCGCGAGACGTTCACCGCGACGCTCGACACGGCCCAGGCCATCGCCACGGACAAGTTCGCGCCGCACAACCGCGAGTCCGACGAGAACGAGCCCACGTTCGACGGCCAGAAGGTCACGATCATCCCGGCCGTGAAGGAGGCGCTGGAGGCGTACTGCGCGGCCGGCATGATGTCGCCCACGAAGGACTACGACCAGGGCGGCATGCAGCTGCCGGTGCTGGTGGCGCAGGCCGCGTCCGCGATGTTCAAGAGCGCGAACGGCCCCACGCTGTCGTACGCCGGGCTCACGTCGGGCAACGCCAACGTGATCCAGAACTTCGGCACCGAACGCCAGAAGAAGAAGTACCTCGCCTCGCTGCTGTCGGGCCGCTTCTTCGGCACGATGGCGCTCACCGAGCCGCAGGCCGGGTCGAGCCTGTCCGACCTGACGACGAGTGCCACGCCCAACGGCGACGGCACCTACTCGATCAAGGGCAACAAGATCTTCATCTCGGGCGGCGACCACGAGATGACCGAGAACATCGTGCACCTCGTGCTCGCGCGCATCCCCGGCGCGCCGGCGGGCGTGAAGGGCATCTCGCTCTTCACGGTGCCGAAGTTCCACACCGACGAAGACGGCAAGATCGGTGCGCGCAACGACGTCGCGCTCGCGGGCCTGATCCACAAGATGGGATGGCGCGGCACCACGTCCACCATGCTGTCGTTCGGTGAGAAGGGCCAGTGCATCGGCGAACTCGTGGGCGAGGAGCACAAGGGCCTCGCCTGCATGTTCCAGATGATGAACGAGGCGCGCATCGGCGTCGGCATGGGCGCCGTGATGTACGGCTACCGCGGCTACCTGGCCTCGCTGCAGTACGCGCGTGAACGGCCGCAGGGCCGCCTGCCCGGCAACAAGAACCCGGCCGACCCGCAGGTGCAGCTCATCGAACACGCCGACATCCGCCGCATGCTGCTCGCGCAGAAGGCGTACGTGGAAGGGGCGCTGTCGCTGGGCCTGTATGCGGCCCGCCTGGTCGACGACCAGCGCACCGGCGAGACCGAACAGGTGCGCACGGAGGCCGGCCTGCTGCTGGACCTGCTGACCCCCATCGTCAAGTCGTGGCCGTCGCAGTGGTGCCTGGAGGCCAACAGCCTGGCCATCCAGATCCACGGCGGCTACGGTTACACGCGCGAGTACCCGGTGGAGCAGTACTACCGCGACAACCGCCTGAACATGATCCACGAGGGCACCCACGGCATCCAGGCACTGGACCTGCTGGGCCGCAAGGTGATGATGCAGAAGGGCGCTGCCCTCGAGCTGCTGGGCCGCGAGGTGCGCAAGACCATCGCCGAGGCCGAGGGCAGCGAGGGCCTGCGCCCGTTCGGCGAGGCGCTGACGGCCGCGTGGAACGACGTGCTCGAGACCGTGCGCAAGATCGGCTCGGTGCTCGCGGACGACGGCGACCGCGCGCTCGCGAACGCCGCGGTGTTCCTGGAAGCTTTCGGCCACACCGTGATGGCGTGGACGTGGCTGCGCCAGGCCATCGTCGCGTCGAAGGCACTGCCCTCGGCGGCGAGCGACGACGACCGCGACTTCTACCTCGGCAAGCTGCGCGCGTGCCAGTGGTTCTTCCGCTGGGAGCTGCCGCGCAACGGGCCGCAGCACGCGCTGCTGCGCAGCCTCGACGACTCGACCTTTACCATGTCGCCGTCCTGGTTCTGA
- a CDS encoding PaaI family thioesterase, which produces MNDAVPEGFAPLKRGGPYFSQLGPLYSRRDEFDMVVLGLRVTEAHTNMIGITHGGMLVTYADGALGINLSVARGVPRSFVTVHLSNDFIDSGRPGDWLEAHVRIRKMGKRLSFADCELKVGDKTLLRSNGVFASINPPGEPVPNDG; this is translated from the coding sequence ATGAACGACGCAGTACCCGAGGGCTTCGCTCCGCTCAAGCGGGGCGGCCCCTACTTCTCCCAGCTCGGCCCGCTCTACAGCCGGCGCGACGAGTTCGACATGGTGGTGCTCGGCCTGCGGGTCACCGAGGCCCACACCAACATGATCGGCATCACGCACGGCGGCATGCTGGTGACCTACGCCGACGGGGCGCTGGGCATCAACCTGTCCGTCGCGCGCGGCGTGCCGCGTTCGTTCGTGACCGTGCACCTGTCGAACGACTTCATCGACTCGGGCCGGCCGGGCGACTGGCTCGAAGCCCACGTGCGCATCCGCAAGATGGGCAAGCGCCTGTCGTTCGCCGACTGCGAACTCAAGGTGGGTGACAAGACCCTCCTGCGCAGCAACGGCGTGTTCGCCTCCATCAACCCGCCGGGCGAGCCCGTGCCCAACGACGGCTGA
- a CDS encoding 2-phosphosulfolactate phosphatase, with the protein MQKIHVLLKKEELDGERLDSKVVIVLDILFATTTMVGVLADGASAVVPMADGPSALEEVARRPEGSCLLAGELNAETLPGFLAATPSNLIAEGVKGRTLVYATTNGTPAVLASKGAHAVYVAALTNAKAVVDHVVRHHPERTVLIVCAGSAGRFNLEDFYGAGYLVSLFRAAGGGRDYTDAALAAGLLHAQGEGQPEARHALWLARVGRRMLSKGLEDEVRYAARKSWLDVVPRFQDGVVTLLGQNSSR; encoded by the coding sequence ATGCAGAAGATCCACGTGCTGTTGAAGAAGGAAGAGCTCGATGGCGAGCGCCTCGACAGCAAGGTCGTCATCGTTCTCGACATCCTGTTCGCCACCACGACGATGGTGGGGGTGCTCGCCGACGGCGCGTCGGCGGTCGTGCCCATGGCCGACGGTCCGTCGGCGCTCGAGGAGGTGGCCCGCCGCCCCGAGGGCAGTTGCCTGCTGGCCGGTGAACTGAACGCCGAGACGCTGCCCGGGTTCCTGGCCGCCACGCCGTCGAACCTGATCGCCGAAGGCGTGAAGGGCCGCACCCTCGTCTACGCCACCACCAACGGCACACCGGCCGTGCTGGCCTCGAAGGGGGCGCACGCGGTGTACGTGGCGGCGCTCACGAACGCGAAGGCGGTGGTGGACCACGTGGTGCGACACCACCCCGAGCGCACCGTGCTGATCGTCTGCGCCGGGTCGGCCGGCCGCTTCAACCTCGAAGATTTTTATGGGGCCGGTTACCTCGTGTCACTCTTCCGCGCGGCGGGCGGTGGACGCGACTACACGGACGCGGCGCTCGCCGCCGGCCTGCTGCACGCGCAGGGTGAAGGCCAGCCGGAAGCGCGGCACGCGTTGTGGCTCGCCCGCGTGGGCCGGCGCATGCTGTCCAAGGGCCTCGAGGACGAGGTGCGCTACGCGGCACGCAAGAGCTGGCTCGACGTCGTGCCGCGGTTCCAAGACGGGGTCGTGACACTGCTGGGGCAAAACTCCTCCCGCTGA
- a CDS encoding serine O-acetyltransferase produces the protein MIRSKQDYLAYLQADRIALGVQGRLSEWLFDDVWRFQRRLRKVEYLANTRASWLRRKWATWRYMSLSRTLGFSIPINTFGPGLSIAHRGTIVVNSKARIGANCRLHVCVNIGESVEPGSTPVVGDNCYIAPGVKIFGRIVIGHNTALGANAVVNKSFPDGNVTLAGAPARVVNRRGATGMHTHGYPLPFSTLAHPSATAKPKAPARPASGERVLQSEGSSQAG, from the coding sequence ATGATCCGTTCCAAGCAAGACTACCTCGCCTACCTGCAGGCCGACCGCATCGCCCTGGGCGTCCAGGGCCGGCTGAGCGAATGGCTGTTCGACGACGTGTGGCGGTTCCAGCGCCGCCTGCGCAAGGTCGAGTACCTCGCCAACACCCGCGCGAGCTGGCTGCGCCGCAAGTGGGCCACCTGGCGGTACATGTCGCTGTCCCGCACGCTCGGCTTCTCGATCCCCATCAACACGTTCGGCCCGGGCCTGTCCATTGCCCACCGCGGCACCATCGTCGTCAACAGCAAGGCGCGCATCGGCGCCAACTGCCGTCTGCACGTGTGCGTGAACATCGGCGAAAGCGTCGAGCCCGGCAGCACGCCGGTGGTGGGCGACAACTGCTACATCGCGCCCGGGGTGAAGATCTTCGGCCGCATCGTGATCGGCCACAACACCGCGCTCGGCGCGAACGCCGTCGTCAACAAGAGCTTTCCGGACGGCAACGTCACGCTGGCCGGCGCGCCGGCCCGGGTGGTCAACCGCCGCGGTGCCACCGGCATGCACACCCACGGCTACCCGCTGCCGTTCAGCACGCTGGCCCATCCCTCGGCCACGGCCAAGCCCAAGGCGCCCGCGCGGCCCGCGTCCGGCGAACGCGTGCTGCAGAGCGAAGGCTCGTCGCAGGCGGGTTGA
- a CDS encoding Bug family tripartite tricarboxylate transporter substrate binding protein — translation MDRRTWLLAAASIGSTARATAPGLRLIVAYPPGGLSDDAARRLAQALEPRFGAPVLVEHRPGAAGLVALDTLARARPDGHTLCYSAITPLFLQPREVSPVIAVLETPALLVATPAFTGRSLADVVAQARAAPGHLRWATSGVGTTGHRVLARVQASAGITLTHVPYAGGGHQVNDALAGQFELLLTNAGPLQRAHVATGRLRPLAVGSPRRLAMLPGVPTFAEAGFPDANLASVFGVFAPAGTPRDVVARLNAAFGEALMSPDLRRHFESAGSTVLGGSPAAFAARIQAEAGQVQGPLSLD, via the coding sequence ATGGACCGCCGCACCTGGCTGCTGGCCGCGGCCTCGATCGGATCGACGGCCCGGGCCACCGCGCCGGGCCTGCGCCTGATCGTGGCCTACCCGCCGGGCGGGCTGAGCGACGACGCGGCCCGACGCCTGGCGCAGGCGCTCGAGCCGAGGTTCGGCGCCCCCGTCCTCGTCGAGCACCGCCCCGGCGCTGCCGGCCTCGTCGCGCTGGACACCCTCGCCCGCGCGCGGCCCGACGGCCACACGCTCTGCTACTCGGCCATCACGCCGCTGTTCCTGCAGCCACGCGAGGTCTCACCGGTCATCGCGGTGCTGGAGACCCCCGCACTGCTCGTGGCGACTCCGGCCTTCACGGGACGCTCGCTCGCCGACGTCGTCGCGCAGGCGCGGGCGGCGCCCGGGCACCTGCGCTGGGCCACGTCGGGCGTGGGCACCACGGGACACCGGGTGCTGGCCCGCGTGCAGGCCTCGGCCGGCATCACGCTCACGCACGTGCCGTACGCGGGCGGCGGCCATCAGGTCAACGATGCGCTGGCCGGCCAGTTCGAACTGCTGCTGACCAACGCGGGCCCGCTGCAGCGCGCCCACGTGGCGACCGGCCGGCTGCGGCCGCTGGCCGTGGGCAGTCCGAGGCGCCTGGCGATGCTGCCCGGCGTGCCGACCTTCGCCGAAGCGGGGTTCCCGGACGCGAACCTGGCCTCGGTGTTCGGTGTCTTCGCACCCGCGGGCACGCCGCGCGACGTGGTGGCGCGGCTCAACGCCGCATTCGGCGAGGCCCTGATGTCACCCGACCTGCGCCGGCACTTCGAAAGCGCCGGCAGCACGGTGCTGGGCGGAAGCCCCGCAGCGTTCGCCGCGCGGATCCAGGCGGAAGCCGGGCAGGTGCAAGGGCCCCTGTCGCTCGACTGA
- a CDS encoding LysR family transcriptional regulator: MSASADTPRHPLEVRQLRYFLAVAETGQITTAAERLGMKQPPLSQQIRALEAQLDVRLFTRHAKGTRLTDAGALLLDEARRIVGDVDAVERLMARVAQGQYGRLSVAFTSSAAAHAFTPQLLRAFRARHAGIDLEISELNAADLTEAIVAGRLHCGILRVPVARPPGLVFTPLLHEPVRVALPSDHPLALGRSARPRPVALRQLAAEPFILVRRPGAPGLYANLLALCEEHGIRPHVAAEVERMMTGLSLVAAGVGVSVVPASMEGIHPHAVAYRRLAEGARLDAPLTLVHRAEDTGRAVTMFTDLARQAARRHATARR, encoded by the coding sequence ATGTCCGCCTCCGCCGACACGCCCCGCCACCCGCTCGAGGTCCGCCAGCTGCGCTACTTCCTCGCGGTGGCCGAGACGGGGCAGATCACCACGGCCGCCGAGCGCCTCGGCATGAAGCAGCCGCCGCTCAGCCAGCAGATCCGCGCGCTGGAGGCCCAGCTGGACGTGCGCCTCTTCACCCGCCACGCGAAGGGCACGCGGCTCACCGACGCGGGCGCGCTGCTGCTCGACGAGGCGCGGCGCATCGTGGGCGACGTCGACGCCGTGGAACGATTGATGGCCCGCGTGGCGCAAGGCCAGTACGGCCGGCTGAGCGTCGCGTTCACGAGCTCGGCCGCGGCCCACGCGTTCACGCCGCAGCTGCTGCGCGCGTTCCGTGCGCGGCACGCGGGCATCGACCTCGAGATCAGCGAACTCAACGCCGCCGACTTGACCGAGGCGATCGTGGCCGGCCGGCTGCACTGCGGCATCCTGCGCGTGCCGGTGGCGCGGCCGCCGGGCCTCGTCTTCACGCCGCTGCTGCACGAACCGGTGCGGGTCGCCCTGCCCTCCGACCACCCGCTCGCGCTCGGGCGTTCGGCCCGACCGCGCCCGGTGGCGCTGCGCCAGCTCGCGGCCGAACCGTTCATCCTCGTGCGACGGCCGGGCGCACCGGGCCTGTACGCGAACCTGCTCGCGCTGTGCGAGGAACACGGCATCCGGCCCCACGTGGCCGCGGAGGTCGAACGCATGATGACGGGACTGAGCCTCGTCGCCGCTGGCGTCGGCGTGAGCGTGGTGCCCGCGTCGATGGAAGGCATCCATCCGCACGCGGTGGCCTACCGGCGGCTCGCCGAGGGCGCCCGGCTCGACGCACCGCTGACCCTCGTGCATCGCGCCGAGGACACGGGCCGCGCGGTCACGATGTTCACGGACCTCGCCCGCCAGGCGGCGCGCCGCCACGCCACCGCGCGGCGCTGA
- a CDS encoding alpha/beta hydrolase: MRHVPRPLECVFTAAFVLLSTGCGGDDDDVVVAPPVATEAAPTAATCPTEVAAVARCLSGKDSAGAYYFIAMPTTWNNTLVLHAHGGPELGGAPTSADRSAEDLVRWAVMVKAGYAWAGSTFRQGGVEVRAAAADTERLRGIFRSHVAQPRRTILHGQSWGANVAAKAAETYTAATSGGVAPYDAVLLTSGVLGGGTRSYDFRLDLRVLYQHLCNNHPRPSEPQYPLAIGLPKDSTMTSADLAARTAECLALDKPQAQRTAEQQAKVQTIVNVIKIPASSIQSHLNWGTFHFKDITHLRTGGASPFGNVGAAYAGSADDAALNAAVQRFTADPAAYRKFAEDTDLTGKIPVPVLTLKAVNDPTAFVELDAHFKTTMAAGGSADRLVQTFADFATHSYLSDPTYVALMDRLMVWVDQGVKPTPDSVAAKCPEFEATFGTGCKFLPAYQAPALATRVPERTRP, from the coding sequence ATGCGCCACGTCCCGCGTCCCCTTGAATGTGTTTTCACCGCGGCCTTCGTGCTGCTCTCGACCGGGTGTGGAGGTGACGATGACGACGTCGTCGTCGCGCCGCCCGTGGCGACGGAGGCGGCGCCCACGGCCGCCACGTGCCCCACCGAGGTGGCGGCCGTCGCGCGCTGCCTGTCCGGCAAGGACTCGGCCGGCGCGTACTACTTCATCGCGATGCCGACCACGTGGAACAACACCCTCGTGCTGCACGCGCACGGTGGCCCCGAACTCGGTGGCGCGCCCACGTCGGCCGACCGCTCGGCCGAGGACCTCGTGCGCTGGGCCGTGATGGTCAAGGCCGGATACGCCTGGGCGGGGTCGACCTTCCGCCAGGGCGGCGTCGAGGTGCGCGCCGCGGCCGCCGACACGGAACGCCTGCGCGGCATCTTCCGCTCGCACGTGGCACAGCCGCGCCGCACGATCCTGCACGGCCAGTCGTGGGGGGCGAACGTGGCGGCGAAGGCCGCCGAGACCTACACCGCGGCCACCTCCGGCGGCGTGGCGCCGTACGACGCCGTGCTGCTCACGAGCGGCGTGCTCGGTGGCGGCACCCGGTCCTACGACTTCCGCCTCGACCTGCGGGTGCTGTACCAGCACCTCTGCAACAACCACCCGCGCCCGTCGGAGCCGCAGTACCCGCTGGCCATCGGCCTGCCGAAGGATTCGACGATGACCTCGGCGGACCTGGCGGCCCGCACCGCCGAATGCCTCGCGCTCGACAAGCCGCAGGCGCAGCGCACGGCCGAGCAGCAGGCGAAGGTGCAGACGATCGTGAACGTGATCAAGATCCCCGCGAGCTCGATCCAGTCGCACCTGAACTGGGGCACCTTCCACTTCAAGGACATCACCCACCTGCGCACCGGCGGCGCGAGCCCGTTCGGCAACGTGGGGGCGGCGTACGCGGGCTCTGCGGACGATGCCGCGCTGAACGCCGCCGTGCAACGCTTCACCGCCGACCCGGCGGCCTACCGCAAGTTCGCCGAGGACACGGACCTCACGGGGAAGATCCCCGTGCCCGTGCTGACGCTCAAGGCCGTCAACGACCCGACCGCATTCGTCGAACTCGACGCGCACTTCAAGACCACGATGGCCGCGGGTGGCAGCGCCGATCGCCTGGTGCAGACTTTCGCCGACTTCGCGACCCACAGCTACCTGAGCGACCCGACCTACGTCGCGCTGATGGACCGCCTGATGGTGTGGGTGGACCAGGGCGTGAAGCCGACGCCGGACAGCGTGGCGGCGAAGTGCCCCGAGTTCGAGGCCACGTTCGGGACGGGATGCAAGTTCCTGCCGGCGTACCAGGCGCCGGCCCTGGCCACGCGTGTGCCGGAACGCACGCGCCCCTGA
- a CDS encoding IclR family transcriptional regulator produces the protein MNAPAKTATKPNPKEDRHFVTALARGLEVLACFRSGDKALGNQEIAQRCKLPKSTVSRLTSTLTKLDYLIQVEESGKYRLGTATLSLGSAMLARLDVRQIARPLMQELADLSRSMVSLGTRDRLSMIYVENCRSSAALTLSLDVGSRIPVASSAIGRAYLAAIPDRERLDFMERVQELDEVAWPDIRDGIERAVEDYRTLGVTCSFGDWQKDVNGIARAFQPGNGLPPMAINCGGPSFNLSKEFLLNEVRPRLIETVSRLEASLLR, from the coding sequence ATGAACGCCCCAGCCAAGACCGCCACCAAGCCCAATCCCAAGGAAGACCGCCACTTCGTCACCGCCCTCGCGCGCGGCCTCGAGGTGCTCGCGTGCTTCCGCTCCGGCGACAAGGCGCTCGGCAACCAGGAGATCGCCCAGCGCTGCAAGCTGCCGAAGTCGACGGTCTCGCGCCTGACCTCCACGCTCACGAAGCTCGACTACCTGATCCAGGTGGAGGAAAGCGGCAAGTACCGCCTGGGCACCGCCACGCTGTCGCTCGGCAGCGCCATGCTGGCGCGCCTCGACGTGCGCCAGATCGCCCGCCCGCTGATGCAGGAACTCGCCGACCTGTCGCGCTCGATGGTCTCGCTCGGCACCCGCGACCGCCTCTCGATGATCTACGTCGAGAACTGCCGCAGCTCGGCCGCGCTCACGCTGAGCCTCGACGTGGGCTCGCGCATCCCGGTGGCCTCGTCGGCCATCGGCCGCGCCTACCTCGCCGCCATCCCCGACCGTGAGCGGCTCGACTTCATGGAACGCGTGCAGGAACTCGACGAGGTCGCCTGGCCCGACATCCGCGACGGCATCGAACGGGCGGTGGAGGACTACCGCACCCTCGGCGTCACGTGCTCCTTCGGCGACTGGCAGAAGGATGTCAACGGCATCGCCCGCGCGTTCCAGCCGGGCAATGGTCTCCCGCCGATGGCCATCAACTGCGGCGGGCCCTCGTTCAACCTGTCGAAGGAATTCCTGCTGAACGAGGTGAGGCCGCGCCTGATCGAGACGGTCTCCCGCCTCGAAGCCTCGCTGCTGCGCTGA